The stretch of DNA CATGCGCACAGGAAAGCCCGCAGCGCCTTTTTCTTGCAATGCTTTGTATAGATTTTCCTTTCCTGTAAACTGTGTTTTCACCTTGTAAAAATCGTAGTACCCCGCTACTTCGGTGCTGGTCCATAAATCTTGCTCCAAGTTGCTTCCCTTTACTTTTATTTTTACATGTGTAGCATTGTAACCATTTACATTTTCTTTTCCCACTACCGCAACTGTGTAATCTGCTTGGTTATAGTCTTTCCAATCATCGTTTGCAGTTGTAGTAATTTCGCTATAAGTTTTTGCTGCAGTATTGAGCATGTAAATTTTAGTTGGCTCCTTTTCAAAATTTAAAACTGCCATTCCATCAGGCATAAACAACTTGGCATTAGGATTCAAAAATTCTACTTCGCTACGGCTAACGCCACCTTGTGCATATATTTTCATATTACCCGCAACGCCTTCTACCCCACTCATTTTAAACTCCAAAAAATACCCTTGCGAAAACAAGCCAAGTGTGCTTAGCACTAAGCACAACCATAAACTAAAGCGCATAACCATTCTATTTATTTCAAACGAAAATAAACCATTTGCATAATCGTCATCATTTTTTTTCGCCTGCATTTAAACCCTTTAAACTTAGCTTCATCGTACTACTATTCTTCAATAAAACAATAAGGAGAAACATGTTATGAAAAGCGTTTTTACACTAATGATTGCCACTTTATTTGCAACCATTTCGCAAGCTCAGCAATGGAGTTCTACATTTAACCTGCGCCTCCAAAACAATGCAAAATTTATTGCTTGGTTAGATGGGCGACAAGTAAGCCAACCAACCAATAGAATTGTGGTAGAAAATTTACGCCCCGGCAAACATCATTTAAAAATTGCGGTGGTGAGCCATCAATACGGAGTAAAATACACTAATCTAGTATTCAATAGCTTTATGAAAATTGCACCCAACCGTACAGTTTATGCTACCATCAACCACTTGGGCGATTTGATAATTGAAAAAAGTTTTGCCATGAACCAAACTCAACACCCTAACTGTACTGATGATAGTTATCACTCATGGCATCACCCACACGACAACACTTACAACTACCATCCAAGCAATTACCCAAGTTACAACACAGAACCCGCACCGCCAGTAAGTTGCAACTTGCCAGGCAACTACCAACCCGTAGCAGATGCCGTAACTTTTCAGCAATTGAAAGATGCAATTACCAACGCCTCTTTTGAAAGCACAAAACTGAGCGTTTTAAAACAAGCCTCCACTTACTACTTTTTTACTACTAATCAAGTTCGGGAACTTGTATCTCTGTTTAGCTTTGAAAGTACCAAACTAGATGTTGCCAAAATGCTCTACGATAAAACTACCGATAAGCAAAACTATTTTAATATCAGTCAGGCATTTAGTTATAGCAGCAGCACCGATGCACTTGCACAGTATGTAGCGCAACGATAAAAAAAGATTGAATGCCGTTTAACAAATGGAATGAAGGGAATACTTCATTCCATTTTTAGTTTTTACCCTCCACAGCTCCAATATCGGGCACAGTACGTGGCTTATCAAAAATATCGCTCACCACAGAGGTTGCTTTCCCCGCATCAATTAGCGGAGAATTCAAACTATCGGAAGGTGTAAAGTTATTTTCTGAAACATTTTTGAATTTAGGCTCTGCATTAAACTTACAATCTATAAAGCGACTTGCATACTTATTGGCAGTATCTTGCTTTAACTTCAACACACAATTCTCGAAACGTATTTTATCGTTATCGTCTGCAAACCTAAATTCATTATCCAGCGAACCATACACCACAGAATTTACAATATCGGCATTTAGAGCAGCACTATACAACGTTCCCTCCGAAGCAATTTTATCGGCAATAAGCAATGCCTCCTGTTTATGTTCTAGATATTTTCCGCCATTATTAAAAATGGTGCAATGCGTAAGTTTATACTCCCCGCCCAGTGCCAATGCGGCAACATTACTTCCCGCTGTATGAAAAATACAGTTCTCTGCATCTACCTTTGCATTGAGTGCAAACAGCGCTGTATTTTGCGCATTCTTCACAATACATTGCTTTAAACTAATCTCCGGTGCGGTGGCAATAGTATAATCTGCCAAATTTATAGGCAACACCTGCTGCTGAAACGATGCATTAAAAATAAACTCATCGGCTATTCCAAAGAAAGTTTCGTTTACTACCACGCGTTGCAAATTCAACTTGGCAATTTGTGCATCTTTATTTCTTCCATAAATAATTCCCCACCATTGTGCGGGCTTCTCTTTGTAATAACTTTCTAAGCGCAAACCCCTAAACACTATTGAATCGCTCCAAGAACTAGCCATAGCATTTAATGTACCATACACCCACAAACCGGCATTATTTCCCACAAAAATTTTCGTACCGCTTTCTATATTCAGCGTAGCGCCCGAATCTACTCCCACACCCGGAAATGAACTCTGCAAAATCACATGTGGTTTATCGTTTTTCCATGTTACATTTTCGCCAAACCTGTAAATTTCGCCTTTGTGATAATAAGCATCTTGCCCCCACACGGCCAATACAACTTTTTGTGTTACGCCATTGGTTACAAACTCCACTGCATCGTTTATCACAAACGGATTATTGGGATTCAACGGATTTTTAACCGTAGTTTCTACAAAAACATAAATACTGTCGTGCGCAAGAATTTCAACATCCGTAAAACTTTTCCCTGCAACCCCATCCACATTCAATCTAAAAGAAGCATCGCTTTGCAACTCCAAAAGCCTAATGCTTGAAATTTTAATTGCTCGTTTTTCTTTATTAAATATTTTAAATGCTTTAGTGGTGGAAGGAAGAGAGGTGAAAACCGTGTCGAACGAAAGTGTGTCAGTAGAAAATGAAAGTGTTCCTTTAGTAGAAAATATATCTTTTCTGCAACCGCTGGTAAATAGTGCCGATACCAATAAAAGTGTAAAAACAAAACCGATGGCAGCTTTCTTAGTGTATTTCATTAGCTGCGAATAACGCAAAAGTTTTATAGTTAGTATCTTTCTACTTGCAAATAATAGTGCAGAACAAACAGAAGGGAATATGTATTTTCTCATTAAAAAACTACATAAAGTCATTACTACTCTGGCAGGTGTCAATTACTACTTTCTTAATCCCCACCAAATAAAAACCAAGTTGAAAATACAGAGGAAGGCATACACTGCTACATGAAACCAAACAGCGGATGTATTGATGGGGAACTCTCCTTTCCACAATCCAAAATGAGATTCCCAGCGATAAAAGAATTCATTCAAATTTTGCAGATTCTTATAGCTAAATATTGCTGCATATAAAAAAGTAAAGCCATACAAAAAGAAATTGATACGCTTAGTTGCCAAACTATAAATATTGGCAAGTACTAACAATGGCAAAAAGAAAAATGCCAACGAAAACTCAAACATAGAGCGCCAATCGCGAAAATGATCTGCACTATCTTCGGGAATAAGCGGATTATTCAATTGAAAAACTGTGCCTTGGCTCAGCGCGTACGTAAGCAACATTCCACCAATAAAAAGATAGAGCCAAACACGCATCACCCGCTTTTCGCTCCACCGAAAAAACTCCATTGTGGTAGAGGCATTACGTGTAAAATACCCCATCCAAATGCCTATTGCAATAGAAGCAAAACAAATAATAAACAGCAGCACTATTTTACTTTCTTTAACTGTAAACTAAATATGTATTTGCCTAAACAAAACTTATTGTTCATAGCGGGCAATTTTGGTAGATGGCATTTCCAATTTCAGTTTCACCACCTTTTCTCTATCAATTTTATTGTAGCTTACATCCATAAATTCAAGCTGCTTCATTTGCTGCAAAGCAGGCAAGAGCAAATCGAAACTTAGCTTTGGGTTAAAAGAAATATCTAACTCTTTTAAACCTGCTAAACGATTAAGTTGGAGTGGCAGCGATGTAAGTTCATTTGCCTTTAGCAGTAGTTTTCGCAACTGATTTAACTGCAATACACTTTCCGGCAATGTACTCAACAAATTATTTCGCACATCAAGCACTTGCAATGCCTTAAACCCGCCAACACAGTCTGGCAATTGCTCAATAACATTATCTTTCAACGATAGCAATTGCAGCTTTTGAAGCAAGCAAATTTCGGCAGGCAATGTTTTTATTTTCTTATCGGCTGGATTAAAAAAGTTACCATTCAACAGCAATTGCTCCATGTTTGTAAGTTTACTAATACAAGCCGGCACCACACTGATATTGTTTTGTGAAAGATCCAACACTTTCAAGTTGCTCAATGTACAAACCGAAGCCGGAAACACATTCAATTGATTCAACGAAACATTCAGATTTTCTAATGCTGTAAGCCTAGCAATGTCGGGCAATTCGGCTAGTTTATTACCAAACAAGTTCAACACTTTCAGATTCTTTAAATCTGTAATAGTTGGCGGCAAAACTGTAATGCTGTTGTAGCGATGCCCGCTTGGCAAGCCACCTAAATCCAACACTTCTAAAGCAGCTAAACTACCTATGGTTAATGGAATTTCTTTTAGCTGATTACCATTTAGATTCAGCACTTTAATATGGCGCAACTCACCAACTTCTAATGGCACTGTTTGCAGCAAACACTCGTTTATGTGCAACTGCTTTAAGTTGGCATTGGATTTTAAAACAGCAAATAGTTTCACTAAATCTAATCGCAAATTCTGCGACAGCTTTAATGTTTCCAGCGAACTTAATTTTGAGAAAGCAGTCGGAAGCGCCACCACATCATTTATAGATAAATCCAAGGATTTTAAAGAAGTAAGATTGCCTATCTTTTCATGAATTTCGCCCACCTCAGAAGCTGAAAAATTAAGCGTTTCCACCTTAGAAGTTTTAAGCGCATCCCACAAATACTCATCTACCAAATAACCGCAATGCTCTACATCCAACGTACGCAAAGCAGTTAAATTTGAAAGTGTAAGCGGCAAGGTGGTAAACAAGTTATCTTTTAAAGTGAGTGTTTCTAAGGCTTTCAGCGTTTCAATTTCCGCAGGCAACACCTTTATGGCACAGCCATTAAGCGACAATGCTTTTAGTTTCGGCAACTGCGCTAATTGCTTCAATAGTTTTGGAATATCTAAAGCCGTGCACTTAGTACAAGTAAAAGACTCTACCTGAGAGGCATCTGTAAAATCCGGCAATTCCCTTTTAAGATACCCGTGAATGGTAATACTCACCGCTTTTTCTTCGCGTGCCAGCCGAATGGCATTCCTAGCACTTTCTGTTCCTGCCGAATCCTGTGCCGCCATACGTTTTAAATATGCTGCCTTTGCAAAGGAATCTAACTGCATTTCAGTAAACTGAGGTTGCTGAGAAAATGCCAATACACTTACCCAAAACAGCGCTAACAACAATGTTACTTTTTTCAACTTCATATAATTTAGAATTGCCAAACCTACATAAATTTAGCCTACGTTTTCATGAAATTCCTCAAATAGTATTATGAAAAAAAGTTCAATACACAAATGATTGTGGCTTCAAAATTTTAACCCTTAAAAACAATTATCCATTTTAGCACCGTGAGCAGTTTACTATTCTTTAAAAAACTCGATTGGATTCCGGCATGGGTAAAAAACCCATACCTTTTCTGCTTTACATTCTTTGTAGTTTGGATGTTTTTTTTTGACGAGCACAATTTTTCTGTTCAATGGAAAAGAAAAAACGACTTAAACGATTTAAACGAGAAAATCTCTTTTTACGAAAAGAACATAGCTAAAACCAAAACAGAGCTCAACGAACTACGAACCAACAACGAAACCAAAGAAAAATTTGCACGCGAACATTATTATATGAAACGCGACAACGAAGATGTATTTGTGTTTATTGATAACAAACCTGCGCCTGCGCAACCAAAACACTGGTGGGAAAAAATATTTTAAACAACAGCGAAATTCTTTCGCTTCATCCTAAGTTATTTCGCGAATACGCATTGTTAGACAGCGGCTCCGGAATGAAGTTAGAGCGATTTGGAAACATTACCAGCATTCGCCCCGAACCGCAAGCCGTTTGGGAGCCTTCGCAATCTATGCGCGAATGGGAAAAACAAGCCGATGTACAATTTGTGCCCACTTCTAGCAATGCCGGCAAATGGAAAAAATACAAACCCGTAGCCGATAACTGGCAACTGCAATACAACGGTAGCATTTCGTTCTCACTCAAACTTGCCCTTACCGGATTTAAACACGTTGGTGTATTTCCGGAGCAAGCAGTAAATTGGGAATATATTGCACAAGCAGTACAAGCCATAAAGGCCAAAAACACACCACCAAAATTCCTGAATTTATTTGCCTATACCGGAGGCGCTTCACTGGCTGCAAAAGCCGCTGGCGCAGATGTAACACACGTAGATTCTATAAAACAGGTGGTTACATGGGCAAACGAAAACATGCAACTCAGCAACCTAAACAATATTCGCTGGGTGGTAGAAGATGCACTCAAATTTGCCAAACGCGAAGAAAAAAGAGGCAATAAATATCACGGTATAATTTTAGACCCTCCGGCATTTGGACACGGCCCATCGGGCGAAAAATGGAAACTCGAAGACAATATTCTTGAGATGATGAACACCGTGCAGCAACTGCTACACGAAGAACATCACTTCTTAATTTTAAACGCCTATTCGCTTGGCTTCTCTTCTCTTATTCTCGAAAATTTAATTCAACCAAATTTCAAGAAACACCAATTTGAAATAGGAGAACTGTTTATTCCCGACAGCTTTGGTAAAAAACTGCCATTGGGCGCATTTGCACGCTTCTGTAAAGTATAAAATACCACAAGTATTTTCATTTACTTTCTTTGCGCAAAAATTATAGATGTTAAAGATAGTTCCGGGTCAAGTTCCGCAACCCAAATTACATGAATACTTATTAAGCTGTGTTGCACCTCGCCCTATTTCGTTTGTTTCTACCATAGATGCAGCCGGCAACGTAAATCTGGCACCTTTTTCATTCTTCAATATTTTTGGTTCCAACCCCCCGGTTTTGGTTTTTTCACCCGCCATTAGCGGCCGAACCGGAAAAAGCAAAAACACCTTAGATAATCTAAAAGAAGTAGGCGAATGTGTAGTAAACATCGTAAGCTACGACATGATTCACCAATGCAATTTAGCAGCAGCAGAATACGAAAAAGGAATAGATGAGTTTGAAAAAGCAGGGTTTCACAAAGTACCCAGCGAATTTGTAAAACCACCGCGCGTAGCAGAAAGTAAAGCACACATAGAGTGCAAAGTATTGCAAATTATAGAAACCGGAACTGGAGGCGGAGCCGGCAACTTAGTGCTGTGCGAAATTTTAGCCTTGCACATACACGAAAGCGTAATGGACGAAAGCGGCTCTGTTTCGCCCTATAAATTCGACCAAATTGCACGCATGGGCAAAAACTATTGGGCACGCACCATTCCAGAATCTATTATAGAAATGCCCCGCACACCCGATGCCACCAAAGTAATTGGCGTTAACGCACTTCCACACTTTATACGCACCTCAAAATACCTGAGCGGAAACGATATTGCCCTACTTGCCAACAACGAAACACTGCCCACCCACGCACAAGCAGCACCATACCAACACCTGCAAAACCAAACTAAAGAAACCATTGCCAACCAATGCAAAGAGCAGCTAAAAAACGGCAACCTCACAGAGGCACTCTGCATCGCCATGTTGCTTGCAGAATAAGCACCTGTATATTTTTTATCGAATATATTGCATATATAAATGAAAGCAGTATCTTCGCACTCCATTTTTTAACAAAAAAAGCAGAGAAACATGCTGAATCAGTACGAAACAACATTCATTCTCACGCCTGTATTGTCTGATGACGATGCCAAAAAAGCAATCAAATCTTATGTTGATTTGCTGAAGTCCGTTGGCGCTGAGATAGTGGCTGAAGACCACTGGGGCTTACGCAATTTGCGTTACCCAATTAAGAAAAAAACCACCGGAATTTATCACTGGGTGGAATTTAAAGCACCGGCAAATGCCATCAACACCTTAGAAATCGCCTTTAGACGCGATGAAAACGTGTTGCGCTATTTAACCGTTCGCTTAGATAAGTATGCCGTTAAATACAACCAAGACAAACGTGCCGGACTTATCGGAAAAAAGAATGAGAAAGCATTAGAAAACGAAAAACAGGAGGCATAATTTATGGCAACAGGAAATGAGCAAATCAAATTCTTAACCGCCAACAAAATTGGTGCGTTCAAAAAGAAATACTGCCGCTTTAAAAAGAGCGGAATCAAATACATAGATTACAAAGATCCTGAGTATCTATTGAAGTTCGTAAACGAACAAGGTAAAATTGTTCCTCGCAGAATTTCCGGAAACTCATTAAAGTATCAACGTAAAGTGGCTACTGCTATTA from Chitinophagales bacterium encodes:
- a CDS encoding septum formation initiator family protein; the protein is MSSLLFFKKLDWIPAWVKNPYLFCFTFFVVWMFFFDEHNFSVQWKRKNDLNDLNEKISFYEKNIAKTKTELNELRTNNETKEKFAREHYYMKRDNEDVFVFIDNKPAPAQPKHWWEKIF
- a CDS encoding DUF4476 domain-containing protein, with protein sequence MKSVFTLMIATLFATISQAQQWSSTFNLRLQNNAKFIAWLDGRQVSQPTNRIVVENLRPGKHHLKIAVVSHQYGVKYTNLVFNSFMKIAPNRTVYATINHLGDLIIEKSFAMNQTQHPNCTDDSYHSWHHPHDNTYNYHPSNYPSYNTEPAPPVSCNLPGNYQPVADAVTFQQLKDAITNASFESTKLSVLKQASTYYFFTTNQVRELVSLFSFESTKLDVAKMLYDKTTDKQNYFNISQAFSYSSSTDALAQYVAQR
- a CDS encoding class I SAM-dependent methyltransferase, yielding MGKNILNNSEILSLHPKLFREYALLDSGSGMKLERFGNITSIRPEPQAVWEPSQSMREWEKQADVQFVPTSSNAGKWKKYKPVADNWQLQYNGSISFSLKLALTGFKHVGVFPEQAVNWEYIAQAVQAIKAKNTPPKFLNLFAYTGGASLAAKAAGADVTHVDSIKQVVTWANENMQLSNLNNIRWVVEDALKFAKREEKRGNKYHGIILDPPAFGHGPSGEKWKLEDNILEMMNTVQQLLHEEHHFLILNAYSLGFSSLILENLIQPNFKKHQFEIGELFIPDSFGKKLPLGAFARFCKV
- a CDS encoding flavin reductase family protein, which gives rise to MLKIVPGQVPQPKLHEYLLSCVAPRPISFVSTIDAAGNVNLAPFSFFNIFGSNPPVLVFSPAISGRTGKSKNTLDNLKEVGECVVNIVSYDMIHQCNLAAAEYEKGIDEFEKAGFHKVPSEFVKPPRVAESKAHIECKVLQIIETGTGGGAGNLVLCEILALHIHESVMDESGSVSPYKFDQIARMGKNYWARTIPESIIEMPRTPDATKVIGVNALPHFIRTSKYLSGNDIALLANNETLPTHAQAAPYQHLQNQTKETIANQCKEQLKNGNLTEALCIAMLLAE
- a CDS encoding DUF4412 domain-containing protein, with the protein product MQAKKNDDDYANGLFSFEINRMVMRFSLWLCLVLSTLGLFSQGYFLEFKMSGVEGVAGNMKIYAQGGVSRSEVEFLNPNAKLFMPDGMAVLNFEKEPTKIYMLNTAAKTYSEITTTANDDWKDYNQADYTVAVVGKENVNGYNATHVKIKVKGSNLEQDLWTSTEVAGYYDFYKVKTQFTGKENLYKALQEKGAAGFPVRMLVKEKGMNMQMDLVKAEKKKLAESLFSLDGYTKGSSVPGLPADIDISKLQNLKNLSPEEQEKMMEELLKSFQSNPKTK
- a CDS encoding 30S ribosomal protein S6 — protein: MNQYETTFILTPVLSDDDAKKAIKSYVDLLKSVGAEIVAEDHWGLRNLRYPIKKKTTGIYHWVEFKAPANAINTLEIAFRRDENVLRYLTVRLDKYAVKYNQDKRAGLIGKKNEKALENEKQEA
- the rpsR gene encoding 30S ribosomal protein S18, with translation MATGNEQIKFLTANKIGAFKKKYCRFKKSGIKYIDYKDPEYLLKFVNEQGKIVPRRISGNSLKYQRKVATAIKRARHLALMPYVADLLK